A single region of the Malaclemys terrapin pileata isolate rMalTer1 chromosome 2, rMalTer1.hap1, whole genome shotgun sequence genome encodes:
- the LOC128832948 gene encoding fatty acid-binding protein, adipocyte-like encodes MCDQFVGIWKFVSSEKFEDYMKELGVGLATRTLGSLAKPTVTISMDGDVITIKTESTFKSTEVSFKLGEEFEETTADDRKTKSIVTLEEGSLTQVQKWDGKETTIKRKLTDGKMIVEYTMNNITCTRVYERA; translated from the exons ATGTGTGACCAGTTTGTGGGAATCTGGAAGTTTGTCTCCAGTGAAAAATTTGAGGACTATATGAAAGAACTGG GTGTGGGTTTAGCCACCAGGACACTGGGCAGCCTGGCCAAACCCACTGTGACCATCAGCATGGATGGTGATGTGATAACCATCAAAACAGAGAGTACTTTTAAAAGTACTGAGGTCTCCTTCAAGTTGGGGGAGGAGTTTGAGGAAACCACAGCAGATGACAGGAAAACCAAG AGTATTGTCACCTTGGAAGAAGGCTCACTAACTCAGGTGCAGAAGTGGGATGGTAAAGAGACCACAATAAAGAGAAAACTAACAGATGGGAAGATGATTGTG GAATACACCATGAACAATATCACTTGCACTAGAGTCTATGAGAGAGCATGA
- the LOC128832023 gene encoding myelin P2 protein-like: MVDHLLGTWKSTSCENFDAYMKELGVGLATRKLGTLAKPSMTISADGDVVTIQTKSAFKNNEISFKLGEEFDETTPDDRKTKSIVTLENGSLNQVQNWDGKETTIKRQVVDGKMVVECTMNDITCTRIYEKA, translated from the exons ATGGTTGATCATCTCCTGGGAACCTGGAAATCAACCTCATGTGAAAACTTTGATGCATACATGAAAGAATTAG GAGTCGGCTTAGCCACCAGGAAACTGGGCACGCTGGCCAAACCCAGCATGACCATCAGTGCTGACGGCGATGTGGTAACCATCCAAACCAAAAGtgcctttaaaaataatgagatctCTTTTAAGCTTGGTGAGGAGTTTGATGAAACCACACCAGATGACCGGAAAACCAAG AGCATTGTGACCTTAGAAAATGGGTCATTAAATCAGGTCCAGAATTGGGATGGCAAAGAGACCACAATAAAGAGACAAGTGGTAGATGGGAAAATGGTGGTG GAATGCACCATGAATGACATCACCTGCACTAGGATCTATGAGAAAGCCTGA